The proteins below are encoded in one region of Bacillus vallismortis:
- a CDS encoding Na(+)/H(+) antiporter subunit C encodes MEILMSVLAGIIFMAATYLLLSKSLLRVIIGTALLSHGVHLMLLTMGGLKEGAAPILSKHVKSFVDPLPQALILTAIVISFGVTSFLLVMAFRAYQELKTDDMDQMRGNDQHE; translated from the coding sequence ATGGAAATCTTGATGTCTGTTTTAGCCGGTATTATCTTTATGGCTGCCACGTATTTACTGCTTTCGAAAAGCCTGCTTCGCGTGATTATCGGAACAGCACTTTTGAGCCATGGCGTTCATTTGATGCTTTTGACTATGGGAGGATTAAAGGAAGGCGCCGCTCCGATTTTAAGCAAGCATGTCAAATCATTTGTCGATCCGCTTCCGCAAGCCCTGATTTTGACAGCTATTGTCATTTCATTTGGCGTTACATCATTCCTTCTCGTCATGGCCTTCCGCGCTTATCAGGAATTGAAAACGGACGATATGGATCAAATGAGGGGAAATGATCAACATGAATAA
- a CDS encoding Na+/H+ antiporter subunit D: MNNFVILPILIPLLSAILLIFMTKNLMLMRIFSTAASAIGIVISGILVQTVFTNGIQTLSLGGWKAPYGIVLAADQFASLLVLTTAVVGLLVVLYSFRSVGEKRERSFYYSGVQFLLAGVSGAFLTGDLFNMYVFFELLLIASYMLIVLGGTKIQLRESLKYIVFNIVSSALFVIGVGYLYAVTGTLNMADLSVKISESGQTGLMTVIGVLLLLVFGMKGGIFPLYFWLPGSYYAPPAAISALFGALLTKVGLYAITRVFTLIFIHDAAFTHQLMIWLAALTVIFGVIGSLAYADVMKIVIYNIITAVGVILFGVAVHTPASIQGAIYYLIHDMLIKGALFMLAGTLIALTGTASLHKMGGLIKRYPLLGWMFFISAISLAGIPPLSGFVGKLKIVEGGFAEGEFAISMLILLSSLLVLYSVLRIFMHAFWGEEKETPKQQNPRTAKGLLYPAAIFLLLSLLIGLGTEWLSPYVDQAAETLLNPEKYIEAVLKE, translated from the coding sequence ATGAATAATTTTGTTATTTTGCCAATCCTGATCCCGCTCCTGTCAGCCATTCTGCTGATTTTCATGACGAAGAATCTTATGCTCATGCGGATCTTCAGCACTGCGGCATCGGCAATCGGGATTGTGATCAGTGGCATACTCGTACAGACTGTCTTTACAAATGGCATCCAGACACTCAGTTTGGGCGGCTGGAAAGCGCCGTACGGCATTGTGCTGGCCGCAGACCAGTTCGCGAGCCTGCTCGTTCTCACAACAGCGGTCGTCGGTTTATTGGTTGTCCTTTATTCCTTCCGTTCTGTCGGTGAAAAACGGGAGCGTTCCTTTTACTACTCCGGCGTTCAGTTTTTGCTCGCTGGTGTGAGCGGAGCGTTTTTAACAGGCGATTTATTTAACATGTACGTATTTTTTGAGCTTCTGCTTATTGCCTCCTATATGCTGATCGTATTGGGCGGCACAAAAATCCAGCTGCGGGAGTCCCTTAAATATATTGTGTTTAATATCGTATCGTCTGCCCTGTTCGTCATTGGTGTCGGTTATTTATACGCTGTCACCGGTACGTTGAACATGGCGGATTTAAGTGTAAAAATCAGCGAATCAGGACAAACCGGGCTGATGACTGTCATTGGTGTCCTGCTGCTGTTGGTATTTGGCATGAAGGGCGGAATCTTCCCCCTCTACTTTTGGCTTCCGGGCTCTTATTACGCGCCTCCGGCGGCAATCTCCGCGTTGTTCGGCGCTTTGCTGACAAAAGTCGGTTTATATGCCATTACTAGAGTGTTCACATTGATTTTTATTCACGATGCAGCCTTTACCCATCAGCTGATGATTTGGCTGGCGGCGCTGACTGTGATATTCGGTGTCATCGGTTCACTCGCATATGCGGACGTCATGAAAATTGTGATCTACAACATTATTACAGCTGTCGGCGTCATTTTGTTCGGTGTGGCAGTCCATACCCCCGCATCCATTCAAGGCGCGATTTATTATCTGATTCACGATATGCTGATTAAAGGCGCTTTATTTATGCTGGCGGGCACGCTGATTGCGTTGACTGGAACAGCCAGCCTTCACAAAATGGGCGGGCTGATCAAACGGTATCCGCTTCTTGGATGGATGTTTTTCATTTCAGCGATTTCTCTCGCGGGCATCCCGCCCCTCAGCGGATTTGTCGGCAAGTTAAAGATTGTGGAGGGCGGCTTCGCGGAAGGTGAATTTGCGATTTCCATGCTGATCCTGCTTTCAAGCCTGCTTGTACTGTACTCTGTGCTGAGGATCTTTATGCATGCGTTTTGGGGTGAAGAAAAAGAAACACCAAAACAACAAAACCCTAGAACAGCTAAAGGACTTCTTTATCCGGCAGCTATTTTTCTCTTACTGTCTCTTCTCATCGGGTTGGGTACAGAGTGGCTGTCACCTTACGTTGATCAAGCGGCCGAGACGCTGCTGAATCCGGAAAAATATATTGAAGCTGTTTTGAAGGAGTAG
- the comA gene encoding two-component system response regulator ComA: MKKILVIDDHPAVMEGTKTILETDSNLSVDCLSPEPSDKFIKQHDFSSYDLILMDLNLGGEINGMELSKQILQESPRCKIIVYTGYEVEDYFEEAIRAGLHGAISKTESKEKITQYIYHVLNGEILVDFAYFKQLMTQQKTKPAPSSQKEQDVLTPRECLILQEVEKGFTNQEIADALHLSKRSIEYSLTSIFNKLNVGSRTEAVLIAKSDGVL, translated from the coding sequence ATGAAAAAGATACTAGTGATTGATGACCATCCGGCTGTCATGGAAGGCACCAAGACAATTTTGGAAACGGATTCGAATCTGTCTGTTGATTGTCTCAGTCCTGAACCGAGCGACAAGTTTATTAAGCAGCATGATTTCTCGTCATATGATCTCATCTTAATGGATTTGAATTTAGGCGGCGAGATCAATGGGATGGAGCTTTCTAAACAAATTTTACAAGAGAGTCCTCGTTGTAAGATTATTGTGTATACCGGTTATGAGGTCGAGGATTATTTTGAGGAAGCGATTCGTGCGGGTCTGCACGGTGCCATCAGCAAAACGGAATCTAAAGAAAAGATCACCCAATACATATACCACGTACTCAACGGAGAAATTTTAGTCGATTTTGCTTACTTTAAACAGCTGATGACTCAGCAAAAAACAAAGCCGGCTCCTTCCTCTCAAAAAGAACAAGATGTGCTCACACCTAGAGAATGCCTGATTCTTCAAGAAGTTGAAAAGGGATTTACAAACCAAGAAATCGCAGATGCGCTTCATTTGAGCAAGCGGTCCATTGAATACAGCTTGACATCGATTTTCAATAAGCTGAATGTCGGTTCCCGGACGGAAGCGGTTTTGATTGCGAAATCAGACGGTGTACTTTAA
- the comX gene encoding competence pheromone ComX produces MKQDMINYLMKNPQVLTKLENGEASLIGIPDKLIPSLLGIFNREMTLSKKQKGIFWEQ; encoded by the coding sequence ATGAAACAAGACATGATTAATTACTTAATGAAAAATCCACAAGTTTTAACTAAATTAGAAAATGGAGAGGCAAGTTTAATAGGGATACCAGATAAACTTATTCCTTCACTTTTGGGTATTTTCAACAGAGAAATGACTCTCTCAAAGAAACAAAAAGGGATTTTCTGGGAGCAATAA
- the mnhG gene encoding monovalent cation/H(+) antiporter subunit G codes for MIEIAKVVVAVFILLGALICLVASLGILRLPDVFTRSHAASKGSTLGVNMILLGVFFYLWFVTGNISAKILLGILFIFITSPVGGHLICRAAYNSGVKLDKRSVQDDYNGIRNFVIKRKEDSYL; via the coding sequence ATGATCGAAATCGCTAAAGTTGTTGTGGCGGTATTCATTTTGTTAGGCGCTCTTATATGCCTTGTGGCGTCACTTGGGATATTGCGCCTTCCCGATGTGTTTACTCGCTCTCATGCTGCTTCTAAAGGCTCCACATTAGGCGTCAATATGATTCTGCTCGGTGTCTTCTTCTATTTGTGGTTTGTGACGGGGAACATTTCCGCTAAAATCCTGCTCGGGATTCTGTTTATCTTTATTACGTCTCCTGTCGGGGGGCACTTGATCTGCCGTGCAGCGTACAACTCCGGCGTCAAGCTTGATAAGAGAAGTGTACAGGATGACTATAACGGGATCAGAAACTTTGTGATTAAACGAAAAGAGGATTCTTACCTATAA
- a CDS encoding hotdog fold thioesterase — protein MDTKHTLLEALGIKIVENTAERCVAVMPVDHRTVQPFGYLHGGASVALAETAASVGAQNLIAHTAQACVGLEINANHLKSVKKGTVKAVAEPVHIGRTTIVYHIHIYDEQERLICISRCTLAVIKK, from the coding sequence ATGGACACGAAACACACATTGCTTGAAGCGCTTGGAATTAAGATCGTTGAAAACACAGCGGAGCGATGCGTTGCAGTCATGCCGGTGGATCATCGCACGGTGCAGCCGTTCGGCTATTTGCATGGAGGCGCTTCAGTGGCGCTTGCTGAAACCGCGGCGAGCGTGGGTGCGCAGAACCTGATTGCTCACACTGCACAAGCGTGTGTCGGCTTGGAGATCAATGCTAACCATTTAAAATCCGTAAAGAAAGGAACGGTAAAGGCTGTAGCCGAACCCGTTCATATAGGCAGAACGACGATTGTCTATCACATTCACATTTATGACGAGCAAGAGAGGCTGATCTGTATATCCAGATGCACGCTGGCTGTCATCAAGAAATAA
- a CDS encoding Na(+)/H(+) antiporter subunit F1 has product MFTLILQLALGIMAVSTFLYVIRVIKGPTVTDRVVALDAIGINLIAITALVSILLNTNAFLDIILLLGILAFIGTIAFSKFLEKGEIIENDRNR; this is encoded by the coding sequence ATGTTTACGCTGATCCTGCAACTCGCGCTCGGCATCATGGCAGTGTCTACCTTTTTATATGTTATTCGTGTCATTAAAGGGCCGACTGTGACTGACCGGGTAGTGGCTCTGGATGCAATCGGCATCAACCTGATTGCGATCACGGCGCTCGTCTCCATTTTGCTGAATACAAACGCGTTTCTGGATATTATTTTGCTGCTCGGCATTTTAGCATTTATTGGAACGATTGCGTTTTCAAAATTCCTGGAGAAAGGAGAGATAATCGAAAATGATCGAAATCGCTAA
- the degQ gene encoding degradation enzyme regulation protein DegQ has translation MEQKLEEVKQLLFRLELDIKETTDSLRNINKSIDQLDKYNYAMKIS, from the coding sequence ATGGAACAGAAACTTGAAGAAGTAAAACAATTGTTATTCCGACTCGAACTTGATATTAAAGAAACGACAGATTCATTACGAAACATTAACAAAAGCATTGATCAGCTCGATAAATACAATTATGCTATGAAAATTTCGTGA
- a CDS encoding Na+/H+ antiporter subunit E, with protein sequence MAFQILLNVFLAFCWMFLSNSSSAAGFITGYILGMVSLFFFRRFFTRQFYLWKMFTIIRLFLVFLKELYLANVSVMKSVLSPKLNIKPGIFAFKTELTKDWEITLLSLLITLTPGTLVMDISDDKTILYIHALDIEDAEKAIFDIRESFEKAIQEVSR encoded by the coding sequence ATGGCATTTCAAATTTTATTAAATGTGTTTCTCGCTTTTTGCTGGATGTTCTTGAGCAATAGTTCAAGCGCCGCAGGATTTATCACAGGCTATATTCTCGGAATGGTCTCTCTCTTTTTCTTCCGGCGCTTTTTTACCCGCCAGTTTTATCTATGGAAAATGTTTACCATCATCAGACTCTTTTTGGTTTTTTTAAAGGAACTGTATCTTGCCAATGTCAGTGTGATGAAATCCGTTTTATCTCCAAAACTGAATATTAAACCGGGCATTTTCGCTTTTAAAACTGAACTGACGAAGGATTGGGAAATCACCTTACTTTCCCTGCTCATTACATTAACGCCAGGAACTTTGGTGATGGATATTTCGGATGACAAGACGATCCTTTATATTCACGCGTTAGATATTGAGGATGCGGAAAAAGCCATTTTTGATATCCGCGAGTCATTTGAAAAAGCCATACAGGAGGTGAGCCGCTGA
- a CDS encoding Na(+)/H(+) antiporter subunit B → MNEQKTNDLILQTVTKLVSFIILLFSFYLFFSGHNAPGGGFVGGLITSASIVLLLLAYDLKTVRAILPVNFIYVAGAGLLLAVLTGAGSFVFGAPFLSHTFGHFHLPIFGDTELATATIFDLGVYLVVVGITMTIIQTIGEEE, encoded by the coding sequence GTGAATGAACAAAAAACAAATGACTTAATTCTTCAAACCGTGACAAAGCTTGTATCCTTTATCATTTTGCTTTTCTCTTTCTATTTATTTTTCTCAGGGCATAACGCGCCTGGAGGCGGCTTTGTCGGCGGGCTGATCACGTCCGCTTCCATCGTTCTGCTGCTATTGGCGTATGATTTAAAAACCGTCCGTGCGATTTTGCCGGTTAATTTCATTTACGTGGCGGGAGCCGGGCTTCTGCTCGCTGTATTAACCGGCGCTGGTTCCTTTGTATTCGGGGCTCCATTTTTAAGCCATACATTCGGGCACTTTCATCTGCCGATATTTGGAGATACGGAGCTCGCCACGGCGACAATATTTGATTTAGGCGTTTATCTTGTTGTCGTAGGCATTACGATGACCATTATTCAAACGATTGGAGAGGAAGAATAA
- a CDS encoding Na+/H+ antiporter subunit A, with amino-acid sequence MQLLHFAILSPFLFALFIPILAKYAKRVHTGWFVLILPVLLFIYFLPMIRMTQSGETLRSVLEWIPSLGINFTVYIDGLGLLFALLITGIGSLVTLYSIFYLSKETEQLGPFYVYLLMFMGAMLGVVLVDNVMVLYMFWELTSLSSFLLIGYWYKREKSRYGAAKSLLITVSGGLCMLGGFILLYIITDSFSIREMIHQVQLIAGHDLFIPAMILILLGAFTKSAQFPFYIWLPDAMEAPTPVSAYLHSATMVKAGIYIIARFSPIFAYSAQWFWIVSLVGLITMVWSSFQAVKQTDLKSILAFSTVSQLGMIISMLGASAAALHYGHTEYYTVAAMAAIFHLINHATFKGSLFMAVGIIDHETGTRDIRKLGGLMAIMPITFTISLIGTFSMAGLPPFNGFLSKEMFFTSMLRVAHFDLFNVQTWGILFPVLAWVGSVFTFIYSMKLVFKTFRGNYQPEQLKKQAHEAPAGMLVAPVILAALVVSLFFFPNILSYSLIEPAMNSIYPTLLDGHEKFHVHISQWHGPTTELKMTAGIIVIGTLGYLAMNKWKGIYKLFPSKLALNRFYDKLLALMEKGSYRVTKQYMTGFLRDYLLYIFAGFIILMGGVMMIKGGFSFTTEGMADIGGYEMILTLVMISATAATVFARSRLTAIISLGVVGYTLALFFVIFRAPDLALTQLVIETISVALFLLCFYHLPKLRMKTKTRTFRLTNFIIALGVGIIVTLLGIASSSQRTKDSISSFFLKNSHDLGGGDNVVNVILVDFRGFDTMFEITVLAVAALGIYSMIKTKVKEEERSGE; translated from the coding sequence TTGCAGCTCTTACATTTTGCTATTTTATCGCCTTTTTTATTTGCTCTATTTATTCCCATCTTGGCAAAATACGCAAAAAGAGTGCATACGGGCTGGTTTGTATTGATCTTGCCCGTCTTGCTGTTTATATACTTTCTCCCAATGATCAGGATGACACAATCGGGAGAAACATTGCGGTCGGTATTGGAGTGGATTCCTTCACTTGGCATTAATTTCACCGTTTATATCGACGGTCTCGGATTGTTATTCGCCTTATTGATCACTGGCATCGGCTCTTTAGTCACTCTTTACAGCATTTTTTATTTATCGAAAGAAACAGAACAGCTTGGGCCCTTTTATGTCTATTTATTGATGTTCATGGGCGCGATGCTTGGGGTCGTTCTTGTAGACAATGTGATGGTTCTCTATATGTTTTGGGAGCTTACCAGCCTTTCATCCTTTTTGCTGATCGGCTATTGGTATAAGCGTGAAAAATCGCGATACGGCGCCGCCAAATCACTTTTGATTACGGTCAGCGGCGGGCTGTGCATGCTCGGGGGATTTATTCTCCTTTATATCATTACTGATTCCTTCAGTATTAGAGAGATGATCCATCAAGTTCAATTAATTGCCGGCCACGACTTGTTTATCCCGGCGATGATTCTGATTTTATTAGGGGCATTTACGAAATCCGCGCAATTCCCTTTTTACATCTGGCTGCCTGACGCAATGGAAGCTCCGACACCTGTCAGCGCTTATCTCCATTCCGCTACGATGGTGAAAGCCGGCATTTATATCATTGCGAGGTTCAGTCCTATTTTCGCCTATTCAGCCCAATGGTTTTGGATCGTTTCCCTCGTCGGGCTTATTACGATGGTTTGGAGTTCTTTCCAAGCCGTGAAACAAACCGATTTAAAATCGATTTTGGCGTTTTCAACCGTCAGCCAGCTTGGCATGATCATCTCTATGCTCGGTGCCAGTGCGGCGGCTCTTCATTACGGCCATACAGAATATTATACAGTTGCCGCCATGGCTGCCATTTTCCATTTAATTAACCACGCTACCTTTAAAGGAAGCTTGTTTATGGCAGTCGGGATTATTGATCACGAAACAGGCACACGGGATATCCGGAAGCTCGGCGGGTTGATGGCGATTATGCCGATTACGTTTACCATTTCCTTAATCGGCACATTTTCAATGGCCGGACTTCCTCCGTTTAACGGATTTTTGAGTAAAGAAATGTTTTTTACAAGCATGCTTCGCGTGGCACATTTCGATCTGTTCAACGTGCAGACATGGGGCATTCTATTCCCTGTTCTCGCCTGGGTCGGAAGCGTCTTTACATTTATCTACAGCATGAAATTGGTGTTTAAAACATTCAGAGGAAATTACCAGCCTGAGCAGCTAAAAAAACAGGCCCACGAAGCGCCGGCGGGCATGCTCGTAGCACCTGTCATTCTTGCCGCTTTGGTTGTCAGTCTCTTCTTTTTCCCGAATATATTGTCGTACAGCTTGATTGAGCCGGCGATGAACTCTATCTATCCGACGCTGCTGGACGGCCACGAGAAATTTCATGTTCACATTTCACAATGGCATGGGCCGACGACAGAATTGAAGATGACAGCGGGTATCATTGTTATCGGCACTCTTGGATATTTGGCTATGAATAAATGGAAGGGAATCTATAAACTGTTTCCTTCGAAATTGGCACTCAATCGGTTCTACGATAAGCTTCTGGCTCTCATGGAAAAAGGCTCTTATCGAGTCACAAAACAATATATGACCGGGTTCTTAAGGGATTATTTGCTGTATATCTTCGCTGGTTTCATCATACTGATGGGCGGAGTTATGATGATCAAAGGCGGATTTTCCTTTACAACAGAAGGCATGGCTGATATCGGCGGATACGAAATGATTCTGACACTTGTCATGATCAGCGCCACAGCGGCGACTGTTTTTGCCAGATCAAGGTTGACGGCGATTATCTCACTCGGTGTTGTCGGTTATACGCTCGCATTGTTTTTTGTGATTTTCAGAGCGCCGGACTTGGCATTGACTCAGCTTGTCATTGAAACCATTTCTGTGGCATTGTTCCTGCTTTGTTTCTATCATCTGCCGAAGTTGAGGATGAAAACGAAAACGAGAACGTTCCGATTGACGAACTTTATCATTGCTTTAGGAGTCGGCATTATTGTCACCCTGCTTGGCATTGCATCGTCAAGCCAGCGGACAAAAGACAGTATTTCATCCTTCTTCTTAAAAAACAGCCACGATCTTGGCGGAGGGGATAATGTTGTCAATGTCATCCTCGTTGATTTCAGGGGCTTTGATACAATGTTTGAAATAACGGTGCTGGCCGTTGCCGCTCTTGGCATATACAGCATGATTAAAACAAAAGTAAAAGAGGAGGAGAGAAGCGGTGAATGA
- a CDS encoding sensor histidine kinase — MKNFKRNFSIVLILFSFLYFAYIVYFTQNGILVGTYVSETANHELKVEKLTKSTYGKYMGLKEGDLILEISGKKPTNENIKRNYLAKAEHLKVKRDNHEIQLHNMEYISLNNSYSFFIYIIPCIFFALSLLCAFYIYRVNRVKNTYSAYILINFLLFISIAYLSAGGVTRGYEVNRYINLFTFLNVPVLYLHFLYQYFKELRIKFSSRYIVNMLYMLPIINVLLVFTQKYLPSGIMTNISNINLVTFLVEISVVYFCIIYYGIIYRKRDHYYLLKVLLISNTVAFFPFTVLYIMPEVLFGQYIYSAIVTAPFLIIIPLALVYQFVVNKIYDIDFILGRIRYYSLLSIIPTIGIVWLSIIFDSKRADFNIILITLCTFIIFLSVFYIKELLDYKFRLKRFSEKYNYQDSIFKYTQLIKGVSALDQVFKNLKTTILEVLPVSKAYIFEVGADREIIYFDKQSVEPNWRLYKTEFEKVTKETGKIIEVNQGFLIKVGEKGTSSYVLLCLSSINTPRLTRDEISWLKTLSFYTSVSMENVVQIEELMDHLQALKREDANPVWLKKLMYTIEEKQRSELARDLHDSVLQDLISLKRQCELFLADFKKDDNPCQEEVQDKLVQMNEQMSDVISMTRETCHELRPQLLYDLGLVKALSKLVAQQQERVPFHIRLNTGRFTASLDLDSQLNLYRIIQEFLSNAVKHSQATDVLIMLISIQNKIVLHYEDNGVGFDQEKHHEHSMSMGLSGIKERVRALDGRLRIETCEGKGFKADIEIEL, encoded by the coding sequence TTGAAAAACTTTAAAAGAAATTTTTCTATAGTGCTAATATTATTTAGTTTCTTATATTTTGCTTATATCGTTTATTTCACTCAGAATGGGATTTTAGTTGGTACTTATGTTTCTGAAACAGCCAATCATGAGCTGAAAGTTGAAAAGCTGACTAAATCCACATATGGAAAATATATGGGCTTGAAAGAAGGAGACTTAATACTCGAGATAAGTGGGAAGAAACCTACAAACGAAAATATAAAAAGAAATTACTTAGCGAAAGCTGAGCATTTAAAAGTAAAAAGGGATAACCATGAAATTCAATTACATAATATGGAGTATATCTCTTTAAATAATTCCTATAGCTTTTTCATTTATATTATCCCTTGTATATTTTTTGCATTGAGTCTGTTATGTGCATTTTATATTTATAGGGTCAATCGAGTGAAAAATACATACTCAGCTTATATTTTGATTAATTTTTTGCTGTTTATATCAATAGCCTATTTAAGTGCTGGAGGCGTAACTAGAGGATATGAAGTAAATAGATATATTAATCTTTTTACCTTTTTAAATGTACCTGTCTTGTATTTGCATTTTCTGTATCAATATTTTAAAGAATTAAGAATCAAGTTTTCATCACGTTATATCGTGAATATGTTATACATGTTGCCGATTATCAATGTATTATTAGTGTTCACTCAGAAATATCTCCCCTCAGGAATTATGACGAATATAAGCAATATAAATTTAGTAACATTCTTAGTAGAGATTTCGGTTGTTTATTTTTGCATTATTTATTATGGGATCATTTATAGAAAAAGGGATCATTACTATTTGTTGAAAGTATTATTGATTTCAAATACGGTAGCCTTCTTTCCTTTTACGGTCTTATATATCATGCCGGAAGTTTTATTTGGGCAATATATTTATTCAGCAATAGTAACTGCGCCGTTCTTAATAATTATCCCATTAGCATTGGTTTATCAATTCGTTGTAAATAAAATTTATGATATAGACTTTATTCTAGGCAGAATTAGATATTATAGTTTATTGTCCATCATTCCAACAATAGGCATAGTCTGGTTATCAATTATATTTGATAGCAAAAGAGCTGATTTTAATATCATTTTAATTACGTTATGTACGTTCATTATTTTTCTGTCGGTCTTTTATATTAAAGAGTTATTAGATTATAAATTTCGTTTAAAACGATTTTCAGAAAAATATAATTATCAAGACAGTATTTTTAAATATACGCAATTAATTAAAGGCGTATCAGCTTTGGATCAAGTATTTAAGAATTTAAAGACAACAATACTAGAAGTTCTACCCGTAAGTAAAGCCTACATCTTTGAAGTTGGTGCAGATAGAGAAATCATTTACTTTGACAAACAGAGTGTTGAACCCAACTGGAGGCTGTATAAAACCGAATTTGAAAAGGTTACTAAAGAAACAGGAAAGATTATTGAGGTTAATCAAGGCTTTTTGATTAAAGTAGGGGAAAAAGGTACAAGTTCTTATGTATTGCTTTGTTTATCTAGTATCAATACACCAAGATTGACAAGAGATGAAATTTCATGGCTGAAAACATTATCGTTTTATACTAGTGTATCCATGGAAAATGTTGTGCAAATTGAAGAACTTATGGATCACTTACAAGCTTTAAAAAGGGAGGATGCAAACCCCGTTTGGCTAAAAAAACTCATGTACACCATCGAAGAAAAACAACGCTCTGAACTCGCTCGTGATCTCCACGATTCCGTTCTTCAGGATTTGATTTCATTAAAGCGCCAGTGCGAGCTGTTTTTGGCTGATTTTAAGAAGGACGATAATCCGTGCCAGGAAGAGGTGCAGGACAAGCTTGTACAGATGAATGAGCAGATGTCTGATGTGATTTCGATGACGCGGGAGACGTGTCATGAATTGCGGCCGCAGCTTTTGTATGATCTTGGGCTGGTGAAGGCGCTGTCGAAGCTGGTGGCGCAGCAGCAGGAACGGGTTCCGTTTCATATCCGTTTAAATACCGGCAGATTTACGGCATCGCTTGATTTGGATTCGCAGTTGAATTTGTACCGGATCATTCAAGAGTTTCTGTCTAATGCGGTTAAGCACTCACAAGCGACGGATGTGCTGATTATGCTCATCAGTATTCAAAACAAGATCGTTCTTCATTACGAGGACAATGGCGTAGGATTTGATCAGGAAAAACATCATGAGCATTCCATGAGCATGGGGCTTTCTGGAATTAAAGAGAGAGTCAGGGCTTTAGATGGACGCCTTCGGATTGAAACATGTGAAGGAAAGGGCTTTAAGGCTGATATTGAAATCGAATTGTAA
- a CDS encoding polyprenyl synthetase family protein, protein MKNISKEMCLDENSIKKKMQEIVHEKIRNSDLKKYLINFIDEKNHFSFGSLAFKHYVALSGNQYSHILMLAGGIELLILAFDIFDDLEDEDNIEKEWMAIDPSLSLNAATTIYTLGLETICSISDSSEFHQLTLKYALNAMQGQHDDLRNSPETEEECIQMMKQKSGSLTAMSAVLAAMLANGQFNQIIEDYAYKIGIIKQLENDYFGLVNDQRSDIRKKRKTLIYLFLNRKFNEASVKILRQMNSQTSYHRLITDRSKFDDLLYEAGLNQYVSMLIKLYEEEIKASMNQLNINIKL, encoded by the coding sequence GTGAAGAACATTAGTAAGGAAATGTGTTTAGATGAAAATTCGATTAAAAAAAAGATGCAGGAGATTGTACACGAAAAAATTCGAAATTCGGATTTGAAAAAGTATTTAATCAACTTTATCGATGAAAAAAATCATTTTTCTTTTGGTTCTCTTGCTTTTAAGCATTACGTAGCATTAAGCGGTAATCAGTATTCGCATATTTTAATGTTAGCTGGAGGAATTGAGCTTTTAATCTTAGCTTTCGATATTTTTGATGATTTAGAGGATGAGGACAACATTGAAAAAGAATGGATGGCAATAGATCCTTCTCTATCTCTGAATGCTGCAACTACCATTTATACTTTAGGGTTAGAAACCATTTGTTCTATTAGTGATAGTTCTGAATTTCATCAACTCACCTTAAAATATGCTTTAAATGCTATGCAGGGGCAACATGATGATTTAAGGAACTCTCCTGAGACGGAAGAAGAATGCATTCAAATGATGAAACAAAAGTCAGGTTCTCTTACAGCTATGTCTGCCGTTTTAGCTGCTATGCTTGCAAATGGACAGTTTAATCAAATTATTGAGGATTATGCTTATAAAATAGGAATAATAAAGCAATTGGAAAATGACTATTTTGGTTTAGTTAATGATCAACGTAGCGATATTAGAAAGAAAAGAAAGACGTTAATTTATTTATTTTTAAACCGCAAATTTAATGAGGCTTCTGTAAAGATATTAAGGCAAATGAATTCCCAAACAAGTTATCATAGACTTATTACTGATCGCTCTAAATTTGATGATTTATTATATGAAGCCGGGCTTAATCAATATGTATCTATGTTGATTAAGCTTTATGAGGAAGAAATCAAAGCAAGTATGAATCAATTAAACATAAATATAAAATTATAA